Proteins from a single region of Nerophis ophidion isolate RoL-2023_Sa linkage group LG08, RoL_Noph_v1.0, whole genome shotgun sequence:
- the crp1 gene encoding C-reactive protein, with protein MTFAMLAVVLFGAFALASSATQVGLSAKVLLFPYETDFSYVTLTPLKEMTLKAFTLCLRVATELPEERQIILFAYRTDDYDELNVWREKDGRISFHMSGDGTFFHLPPLGTFRTSLCLTWESVAGLTAFWVDGKRSTYQVYKPGHSIRPKGTVLLGQDPDKHLGGLEALQSFVGEMTDVNMWDFVLSGSTIQAWHYGRKVPEGNIFNWATIEYELTGNVKVVDDD; from the exons ATG ACTTTCGCTATGTTAGCTGTTGTTCTGTTTGGTGCCTTTGCTTTGGCGTCTTCAGCCACGCAAG TGGGTCTGAGCGCCAAGGTTCTGCTCTTCCCGTATGAGACAGATTTCAGCTACGTGACGCTGACTCCACTCAAGGAGATGACTCTCAAGGCCTTCACTCTGTGCTTACGTGTGGCCACCGAGCTGCCAGAAGAGCGCCAGATCATTCTGTTTGCTTACCGCACGGACGACTATGACGAGCTCAACGTGTGGCGAGAGAAGGACGGGCGTATTTCCTTTCACATGAGCGGCGACGGCACTTTCTTTCACCTCCCACCGCTGGGAACCTTTCGCACTAGCCTGTGCTTGACATGGGAGTCAGTTGCTGGACTCACTGCTTTTTGGGTGGACGGGAAGCGCAGTACATACCAGGTTTACAAACCTGGACACAGCATCCGTCCCAAAGGCACTGTCCTTCTGGGCCAGGACCCTGACAAACACCTAGGGGGCTTGGAAGCCCTGCAGAGCTTCGTGGGGGAGATGACTGATGTAAATATGTGGGACTTTGTTCTGTCCGGGAGTACCATTCAGGCTTGGCATTATGGCCGCAAGGTCCCTGAAGGCAACATCTTTAACTGGGCCACTATTGAGTATGAGCTGACTGGCAACGTGAAGGTGGTGGATGACGACTGA